A genome region from Macaca fascicularis isolate 582-1 chromosome 3, T2T-MFA8v1.1 includes the following:
- the LOC102117123 gene encoding filamin-B-like has protein sequence MHRGLHTGPWFLLSPGWAGRQGPGWAWGGDSFPQRLPRELEPSPSWATSPSCPQPCYLWPLGVSLEFIVNTLNAGSEALSVTIDGPSKVQLDCRECPEGHVVTYTPMAPGNYLIAIKYGGPQHIVGSPFKAKVTGPRLSGGHSLQETSTVLVETVTKSSSSRGSSYSSIPKFSSDASKVVTRGPGLSQAFVGQKNSFTVDCSKAGTNMMMVGVHGPKTPCEEVYVKHIGNRVYNVTYTVKEKGDYIFIVKWGDESVPGSPFKVKVP, from the exons ATGCACCGAGGATTGCACACTGGACCCTGGTTCCTCCTGTCCCCAGGCTGGGCTGGCAGgcaggggccaggctgggcatggggaGGTGACAGCTTCCCACAGAGGCTGCCAAGGGAACTGGAGCCTAGCCCCTCTTGGGCCACAAGCCCTTCCTGCCCTCAGCCTTGCTACCTCTGGCCTCTAGGTGTGTCATTAGAGTTCATCGTGAACACCCTGAACGCCGGCTCGGAGGCCTTGTCTGTCACCATTGATGGCCCCTCCAAGGTGCAGCTGGACTGTCGGGAGTGTCCTGAGGGCCACGTGGTCACTTACACTCCCATGGCCCCTGGCAACTACCTCATTGCCATCAAGTACGGTGGCCCCCAGCACATCGTGGGCAGCCCTTTCAAGGCCAAGGTCACTG GTCCGAGGCTGTCCGGAGGCCACAGCCTTCAGGAAACATCCACCGTTCTGGTGGAGACTGTGACCAAGTCTTCCTCAAGCCGGGGCTCCAGCTACAGCTCCATCCCCAAGTTCTCCTCGGATGCCAGCAAGGTGGTGACTCGGGGCCCTGGGCTGTCCCAGGCCTTCGTGGGCCAGAAGAACTCCTTCACCGTGGACTGCAGCAAAGCAG gCACCAACATGATGATGGTGGGCGTGCACGGCCCCAAGACCCCCTGTGAGGAGGTGTACGTGAAGCACATAGGGAACCGGGTGTACAATGTCACCTACACTGTCAAGGAGAAAGGGGACTACATCTTCATCGTCAAGTGGGGTGACGAAAGTGTCCCTGGAAGCCCCTTCAAAGTTAAGGTCCCTTGA